The window CCCAGAGGTGGGCGTACAGACCGTCGTTTCTCAGGAGTTCGTCGTGTGGCCCCCGCTCGACGATCTTTCCGCCTTCGAGGACGATGATTTTCTCCGCGTCCTTGATCGTTGAGAGGCGGTGTGCGATGGCGAACGTCGTGCGGTTTTGGGTGAGACGGTCGAGACTGCGCTGGATGAGCATCTCCGTCTCCGTGTCCACGTCGCTGGTCGCCTCGTCCAGGATGAGGATTTCGGGGTCCTTCAGGATTGCACGGGCAATCGAGATCCGCTGGCGTTGACCGCCGGAGAGCTTGACGCCGCGTTCGCCGACTTTGGTGTCGTATCCGTCGGGCAAGTTCGTAATGAAATCGTGGGCTTCCGCGGCTTTCGCGGCCTCCTCGATTTCCTCGTCGCTCGCGTCGAAGGTGCCGTACTGGATGTTTTCCTTTACCGTTCCGTAGAACAGGAACGTGTTCTGGCTGACGTAGCCGATGTTCCGGCGAATGCTCGGCAGGCTCACCTCGCGGATGTCGGTGCCGTCGATTCGAATCGCACCCTCGTTCACGTCGTACATCCGGAGGAGAAGTTTCAGAACGGTGGATTTCCCCGCCCCAGTCGGCCCAACTAGTGCGAGTGTGTCGCCGCCCTCGACGGTGAACGAGATGTCCTCGACGATGGTCTCGCTGTCGTCGTAGCCGAAGGTCACGTCGTCGTAGACGACCTTGCCCTCGCCGACGACGAGGTCGTTTGCATCGGGGTCCTCACGGATCCGACTCGGTTCGTCCATCAGGCCGAAGATACGGGAACTGGAGGCGTACGCGCGTTGGTACATGTTGATGATGGAGCCGAACTGCGCCATCGGCCAGATGAATCGCTGGGTGAGAAGCATGAACGTGATGAACTGTCCAGCTTCGAGCTCGCCCGAGAAGAACCACGGCCCTTCACCGTTGAACACCCACAGCCCCCCGACGATGAACGTTAGAGCGAAGCCGAGACCCGAGAGTATCTGGAGCGACGGGAAGAACTTGATTCGGGTCACGATGGCGTCCCAGTTTGCACCGAAATAGTCGTTCGAGACGTCTTCTACCCGGTTGGATTCGAACGATTCCGTATTACTGGTCTTGATGACTTGAATCCCGCCGAGGTTGTTTTCCAGCCGAGAGTTGACTTTGCCGACGGAAGAGCGGACGTCGGCGTATTTCGGCTGGATGATTTGAATGAACTTGTAGGTGAACAGGGCGATAAGCGGAACAGGTACCAGTGCGACGAGCGCGAGTTGCCAGTTGATGGTGAGTAGGACGGCAGCGATGGCGACCACCATCACGCCGAGACGGAACGCGGAATTCATCCCGTCGTTGAGGAAGCGTTCGAGGCGGTTCACGTCGTTCGAGAGGATGGACATCATCTCCCCGGTCTGCTTGTCCGAGAAGAACTCCATATCCAGTCGCTGCATCTTATCGTACGTATCGGTACGAATCGAGTGCTGGATGTTCTGGGCGAACGAGTTCCACCCCCAGTTTCGCGCCCAGTGAAAGGCCGCACCCAACCCGAACGCGACTGCGACGACCCCGACGGAGAACCAGAACTGTCCTTGGGATGATCCCGGTGTGATTCGCGTAGCGAAGCTCTGTGAGAGAAATGGGACGGATTTCGAGAGTGCTTCCGTATACGGAATCTGCTCTTTATTCTCAAACAGCGCGTCGAGGGCGACTCCAAGGATAATGGGCGGCAGGAGGTTAAGCACTCGAGCGAAGAAACTCGAAATGACCCCGACGACGAAGGCGACCCGGTTTTCGCCCCCGTATTCGAGGAACAGACGCCGCATCGGATTATCGGCGTTTTCCCGTTGCTCCTCGAACGGGTCGTCTTCGTCCGTGTGTGTGCTCATGATACTCATAAATGGGACACCGGATTGATAAGAGTTTCCTACGAACCGAAACACCCCCTACTCGACGGTTCGAAATCCAGTTTTCGATTGTGTGCTCGCCTGACGAATAAATGTTTGGATAGTTCAGTCGTTCTAAAACGATGGCAATCGTCGGTGCTACTCAGGATGACTCCAATCACGGCAAGCGGTTCGTTCACCGCTCGCGGTCCTTTCCTCCGGTCAGAGGTCGCGGTCCTCGACCGTTGGGTCGATTCCAGCGGCATCCAAATCCTGTCGGACTCGTTCGCGGAGCGGTCCGGGAACCGTCCCGCGGCCGACCGGTACTGCCACGTCGCCGTTTCCCTTTACTTTCCAGTAGAGCACACAGTCGCTGGGTTCGTAGTATTCGATGCTGTAGTAGTCATCCGCGCCGCGATAGTGAACCCGAGCGGCGAAGTCGTCTATCTTCCAGCCATCCTGTTCGCCGAGGGCGGAGAGCGAGTCGTTCATATCTGCGAATTGCTAGCGGGTGTGGTAGTCGTTACGAAAACGAGAAAGTAACAGTTATTCCCCCGGAGCGATTTTTCCCGGGTACGGGTTCATGGTCTAGTTGGTTATGACGCGGCCTTTACAAGGCCGAGGTCGGTGGTTCGAATCCGCCTGAACCCATCGAATTTTATGACGAACGGACGTGAGGAGTGATCTCAGTGTGGGGACACTGGACCGGAAATATCACAGGCTCGAG of the Haladaptatus caseinilyticus genome contains:
- a CDS encoding ABC transporter ATP-binding protein codes for the protein MSTHTDEDDPFEEQRENADNPMRRLFLEYGGENRVAFVVGVISSFFARVLNLLPPIILGVALDALFENKEQIPYTEALSKSVPFLSQSFATRITPGSSQGQFWFSVGVVAVAFGLGAAFHWARNWGWNSFAQNIQHSIRTDTYDKMQRLDMEFFSDKQTGEMMSILSNDVNRLERFLNDGMNSAFRLGVMVVAIAAVLLTINWQLALVALVPVPLIALFTYKFIQIIQPKYADVRSSVGKVNSRLENNLGGIQVIKTSNTESFESNRVEDVSNDYFGANWDAIVTRIKFFPSLQILSGLGFALTFIVGGLWVFNGEGPWFFSGELEAGQFITFMLLTQRFIWPMAQFGSIINMYQRAYASSSRIFGLMDEPSRIREDPDANDLVVGEGKVVYDDVTFGYDDSETIVEDISFTVEGGDTLALVGPTGAGKSTVLKLLLRMYDVNEGAIRIDGTDIREVSLPSIRRNIGYVSQNTFLFYGTVKENIQYGTFDASDEEIEEAAKAAEAHDFITNLPDGYDTKVGERGVKLSGGQRQRISIARAILKDPEILILDEATSDVDTETEMLIQRSLDRLTQNRTTFAIAHRLSTIKDAEKIIVLEGGKIVERGPHDELLRNDGLYAHLWGVQAGEIDELPEEFIERAARRTARTDADD
- a CDS encoding DUF7538 family protein; this translates as MNDSLSALGEQDGWKIDDFAARVHYRGADDYYSIEYYEPSDCVLYWKVKGNGDVAVPVGRGTVPGPLRERVRQDLDAAGIDPTVEDRDL